In one Candidatus Delongbacteria bacterium genomic region, the following are encoded:
- a CDS encoding response regulator translates to MKILVVDDSPTMRRIVINSLKRIGYQDICEGEHGLEGLEQLQKGDVDFIITDWNMPEMNGLEFVKKVRATPDWEKLPILMVTTRSVQGDVIEAMKAGVNSYIVKPFTPPVLKEKIESVLKINS, encoded by the coding sequence ATGAAGATATTAGTTGTGGATGATTCTCCAACGATGAGAAGAATCGTAATTAACTCATTAAAGAGAATAGGATATCAGGATATATGCGAAGGCGAACATGGCCTAGAAGGATTGGAGCAACTCCAAAAAGGTGATGTAGATTTTATTATCACGGATTGGAATATGCCTGAAATGAATGGTTTGGAATTTGTTAAAAAAGTTAGAGCAACTCCCGATTGGGAAAAATTACCTATTCTAATGGTTACAACCAGATCAGTTCAAGGCGACGTAATAGAAGCTATGAAAGCCGGGGTTAATAGCTATATAGTCAAACCTTTTACACCTCCTGTATTGAAAGAAAAAATCGAATCGGTTTTAAAAATCAATTCCTGA
- a CDS encoding ParA family protein: protein MRKIAIISSKGGTGKTTTAINLSHALSLKGENVILVDTDPQDTISVMFNLSPKETLNDLLIRKRTSITKVREKLHVITSGGLSLVDTSIKMAKRFKKEFILKSSMTGLDNVDYVVIDSGASLNLININVLTYVDEVIIPVGMDFLSQVGAKQAIDMIYKVRDLYNPDLKICGILPFFFKEGDQASEETIGILKEHFPRELLKSYIHYDKNLIESPGFVKTIFEYNPDSKGAADFMSLAAEIDKKRNG from the coding sequence ATGAGAAAAATTGCGATTATATCTTCTAAGGGTGGAACGGGTAAAACTACTACCGCGATCAATCTTTCTCACGCTCTTTCATTAAAAGGGGAAAATGTAATATTGGTGGATACCGACCCTCAAGACACAATTTCTGTTATGTTCAATCTTTCACCCAAAGAAACCCTAAACGATCTTCTAATTCGTAAAAGAACATCTATTACAAAAGTCAGAGAAAAACTACATGTCATTACTTCCGGGGGATTATCACTTGTTGACACCTCTATAAAAATGGCTAAAAGGTTTAAAAAAGAGTTTATTCTTAAATCCAGTATGACAGGTCTAGACAATGTTGATTATGTCGTTATAGATTCTGGAGCTTCACTTAATTTAATAAATATCAATGTATTAACATATGTTGATGAGGTTATAATTCCTGTTGGGATGGATTTTCTATCTCAGGTAGGAGCAAAACAAGCCATTGATATGATTTATAAGGTACGTGATTTATACAATCCTGATTTGAAAATCTGTGGAATCTTACCTTTTTTCTTCAAAGAAGGCGATCAGGCATCGGAAGAAACTATTGGAATTCTAAAGGAGCATTTCCCAAGAGAACTATTAAAATCATACATTCATTATGATAAAAACCTTATAGAGTCGCCTGGCTTTGTAAAAACAATTTTTGAGTACAATCCTGACTCGAAAGGTGCTGCTGACTTTATGAGTCTTGCTGCTGAAATTGATAAAAAACGTAATGGATAA
- the pilM gene encoding pilus assembly protein PilM: MTKNDKKIIPRDIFKNKADQLSNIEVDFDKPLSFDEALKSDDIISDELITNDNKLSTKTEKSNPKKSKSRSEITQICAVFVDKKNAVIVLNEFDGRHYFLKKMLVTPVDYPIITEENLGKELTDQDIFNLKVEALKKGLDLLNINRKNTIFVSGVGGQSMVEQFKFTGIYEDQIHEKVKNSIMMPFENNGRVECLVLGTEQGQNGLAYNVLGVAIDNRNFFEALGLINSTGIECEIMDIEVISLLNLFIFSEKPDNNKVHCILDIGDEVSNIIIYSEKNGGIFKRNLEFTYSGLIKMISKNRDITKSEAIELVESTNFYTFITKAFEMETQENLNKQFPVKNYIRESLLGEIQKTFQYYSSKLSNQMPSMVYICGMGNILKDFDNFFSKTADIKAKHMDILANFKGSNEIKKYAQDNSHIIYKALGLSLRHD, translated from the coding sequence ATGACTAAAAATGATAAAAAAATAATACCAAGAGATATATTTAAAAATAAAGCAGATCAGCTGTCCAATATAGAAGTTGATTTTGACAAACCTCTCAGTTTTGATGAAGCATTAAAGTCTGATGATATTATAAGTGATGAACTAATTACAAATGACAATAAGTTATCTACTAAAACAGAAAAATCAAATCCTAAAAAATCAAAAAGCAGATCTGAAATCACTCAGATTTGTGCTGTTTTTGTAGATAAAAAAAATGCTGTCATTGTACTAAATGAATTTGATGGAAGACACTATTTCCTAAAAAAAATGCTCGTGACTCCTGTTGATTACCCAATAATTACTGAGGAAAATTTAGGCAAAGAATTGACAGATCAAGATATTTTCAACCTTAAAGTTGAAGCATTAAAAAAAGGTTTGGACTTGTTAAACATTAATAGAAAGAATACCATTTTTGTGTCCGGTGTTGGTGGACAAAGCATGGTCGAACAGTTTAAATTTACCGGTATTTACGAAGATCAAATACATGAAAAAGTTAAAAACTCAATTATGATGCCTTTTGAAAACAATGGTCGGGTAGAGTGTCTTGTACTAGGAACTGAGCAAGGACAAAATGGACTAGCTTATAATGTTCTAGGTGTAGCAATAGACAATAGAAACTTTTTCGAAGCTCTAGGTTTGATAAATTCAACAGGCATCGAGTGCGAGATTATGGATATAGAGGTTATTTCTCTACTTAATCTATTTATCTTCTCAGAAAAACCTGACAACAATAAGGTTCATTGTATCCTAGATATCGGTGATGAAGTATCAAATATCATTATATATTCTGAGAAAAACGGAGGTATTTTTAAGAGAAATCTAGAATTTACTTATTCAGGTTTGATTAAAATGATATCTAAAAACCGTGATATAACAAAATCAGAAGCTATTGAACTAGTAGAAAGTACAAATTTCTACACTTTTATTACAAAAGCATTTGAAATGGAAACTCAGGAAAATTTAAACAAACAATTCCCAGTGAAAAATTATATTAGAGAATCCCTATTGGGTGAAATACAGAAAACATTTCAATACTACTCATCAAAATTATCTAATCAGATGCCTTCGATGGTGTACATATGCGGCATGGGAAATATTCTGAAAGATTTTGACAACTTTTTCTCGAAAACGGCGGATATCAAAGCTAAGCATATGGATATACTTGCTAATTTCAAAGGTAGCAATGAGATAAAAAAATATGCTCAAGATAATAGCCACATAATTTACAAAGCCTTGGGGCTTTCATTAAGACATGACTAA
- the gcvPB gene encoding aminomethyl-transferring glycine dehydrogenase subunit GcvPB encodes MSEKLIFEKSSEGRKGFTLPTWNEDFNIDLDNKFLSSAELDLPEVSEPEILRHYVNLSGLNHHVDKGFYPLGSCTMKYNPKINEYAASLEGFAHVHPYQKTETVQGALELYYETARLLEEVSGFAKVSLQPVAGAHGEWTSLKVIRAYHEKMGNPRKKVIIPDTAHGTNPASIAMAGYDVVELKSNEEGMVDVAMLREVFDTETAAFMITNPNTIGIFERNIKEIAEIVHSKGGLLYMDGANMNALTGLVRPAEMGFDVMHFNLHKTFSTPHGGGGPGSGPIGVVEKLVEFLPVPDVEKVTKNGKDFYQFACSNENTIGKVHSFYGNYGVVVRAYTYLKMLGKEGLRRVSENAIINANYIKKSLEKYYHLPYKNHCMHEVVFSGENLLKYGVKTLDVAKRLLDFGVHAPTIYFPLLVHEAIMIEPTETESKETLDNFIEVMKQIALEAEETPEVVKNAPVNTPVKRLNEALAAKKLEVKA; translated from the coding sequence ATGTCCGAGAAACTGATTTTCGAAAAAAGTTCAGAAGGTAGAAAAGGATTCACTCTTCCTACTTGGAATGAAGACTTCAATATTGATCTGGATAATAAATTTTTATCATCGGCTGAACTAGATTTACCTGAAGTCAGTGAGCCGGAGATCCTTAGACATTATGTTAATCTATCTGGTTTAAATCACCACGTAGATAAAGGATTTTATCCACTGGGAAGTTGTACTATGAAGTACAATCCAAAAATAAATGAATATGCAGCTTCATTAGAGGGCTTTGCTCATGTTCACCCATATCAAAAAACTGAGACAGTTCAAGGTGCATTAGAATTGTATTATGAGACAGCTAGATTACTGGAAGAGGTTTCTGGCTTTGCAAAAGTTTCATTACAGCCAGTTGCTGGTGCTCATGGTGAATGGACTAGCTTAAAAGTGATTCGTGCTTATCATGAAAAAATGGGAAATCCTAGAAAAAAAGTAATTATTCCTGATACAGCTCATGGAACAAATCCTGCTTCCATTGCTATGGCTGGTTATGATGTTGTCGAACTAAAATCAAACGAAGAAGGTATGGTTGATGTTGCTATGCTTAGAGAAGTTTTTGACACTGAAACAGCAGCCTTCATGATTACGAATCCAAATACTATTGGTATCTTCGAAAGAAATATTAAAGAGATTGCAGAAATAGTTCATTCAAAAGGTGGATTACTGTACATGGATGGAGCAAATATGAACGCTCTTACAGGACTCGTTAGACCTGCAGAAATGGGTTTTGATGTGATGCACTTTAATTTACATAAAACTTTCTCTACTCCTCACGGTGGTGGAGGACCAGGTTCTGGCCCTATCGGCGTGGTTGAAAAGCTTGTTGAATTCCTTCCAGTTCCTGATGTTGAAAAGGTAACTAAAAATGGAAAGGATTTCTACCAATTTGCTTGTTCAAATGAAAATACAATTGGAAAAGTTCACTCTTTCTACGGTAATTATGGAGTTGTAGTAAGAGCTTATACTTATCTTAAAATGCTTGGAAAAGAAGGTCTTAGAAGAGTTAGTGAGAATGCAATTATCAACGCTAATTATATAAAAAAATCTTTAGAGAAGTATTATCATCTTCCGTACAAAAACCATTGTATGCACGAAGTTGTTTTCTCAGGTGAAAACCTTCTAAAATATGGTGTAAAAACTCTTGATGTTGCAAAAAGACTTCTAGATTTTGGTGTTCATGCTCCAACAATATACTTTCCACTTCTGGTTCATGAAGCGATTATGATTGAACCAACTGAAACTGAAAGTAAAGAAACTTTAGATAATTTCATTGAAGTTATGAAGCAGATAGCTTTAGAAGCTGAAGAAACTCCTGAAGTTGTCAAAAATGCTCCTGTGAATACACCAGTTAAAAGGTTAAATGAAGCATTAGCTGCTAAAAAATTAGAGGTTAAAGCTTAG
- a CDS encoding GNAT family N-acetyltransferase, whose product MSKLYEYLKTEEIRNYHILNLLKKFDDYDYVLDDNFCIIRIKKCIDDHYDGIYIPYNCEYISEKAQNFIRNSDEMFCTIDEKFHNLIENDFELEWSEECYQFAFKGKEISNNSDCYTISHINLKDIDTVDKLWTYHDFYTKNYITNLVNNGNSSAIYIDKQIAGWCLIHNDGSLGTLFVKEEFRGLGLAEKLLKYNTEKMITDKIFPFFFTVHNNNASISLAKKIGFEKIAKVYWCGIINRSKQ is encoded by the coding sequence ATGAGTAAACTTTATGAATATTTAAAAACTGAAGAGATTAGAAACTATCATATCCTCAATTTGCTTAAAAAGTTTGATGATTATGACTACGTTTTGGATGATAATTTCTGTATTATAAGAATCAAGAAATGCATAGACGATCATTATGATGGAATTTATATCCCATATAATTGTGAATACATTTCGGAAAAAGCACAAAACTTTATAAGAAATAGCGATGAAATGTTTTGTACTATAGATGAAAAATTTCATAACTTAATTGAGAACGATTTTGAACTTGAGTGGAGTGAAGAGTGCTATCAATTTGCGTTTAAAGGTAAAGAAATTTCAAACAATAGTGATTGTTACACTATATCACATATAAATTTGAAAGATATTGACACCGTTGACAAGCTTTGGACTTATCACGACTTCTACACAAAAAACTATATTACTAATCTTGTAAATAACGGTAATTCATCCGCTATTTATATAGACAAACAAATTGCAGGCTGGTGTCTTATCCATAATGATGGTTCACTAGGAACTCTTTTTGTCAAAGAAGAATTTAGAGGACTTGGCCTTGCAGAGAAATTGTTGAAATACAACACAGAGAAAATGATTACAGATAAAATATTTCCTTTTTTCTTTACGGTTCATAACAATAATGCGTCAATTTCTCTAGCAAAAAAAATTGGTTTTGAAAAAATTGCTAAGGTATACTGGTGTGGAATAATAAACAGGAGTAAACAATGA
- a CDS encoding SDR family NAD(P)-dependent oxidoreductase, with product MKNIAIITGASSGFGKDYATEIDRLREVDEIYLLARREEKLIETASLLKFSKPVIYKIDLINEQEILSFSKKISQEKVCVKYLVNNAGFGKVGLFDKIDYDFYSRMIDLNVKAVVSLTHKILPLMSSGSSIINISSAAAFSPLPYFNIYAATKVFVLNFSNALKIELENQGIKVLAVCPGPAETEFFDIQGGVKTRGVNIAKSIEVVKLSLRDLKYNRFMSVYGFDVNILRLISFLLPRNILSRLAGVFKSLK from the coding sequence ATGAAAAATATCGCTATAATCACTGGTGCTTCTTCTGGATTTGGAAAAGATTACGCCACTGAAATTGATAGATTAAGAGAAGTTGATGAAATTTACCTTTTAGCTAGAAGAGAGGAAAAACTCATAGAAACAGCTAGTTTATTAAAATTTTCAAAACCAGTTATTTATAAAATAGACCTAATAAATGAGCAAGAGATACTAAGTTTCTCAAAAAAGATATCTCAAGAAAAAGTATGCGTGAAATACCTAGTAAATAATGCTGGTTTTGGAAAAGTTGGTTTATTTGATAAAATTGATTATGACTTCTACAGTAGAATGATCGATCTAAATGTAAAAGCTGTTGTAAGTTTAACACATAAAATTTTGCCATTAATGTCATCAGGGTCCTCAATAATCAATATTTCTTCAGCTGCTGCATTTTCACCTCTTCCATATTTTAATATCTATGCTGCAACAAAAGTTTTCGTGTTGAACTTTTCTAATGCCTTAAAAATTGAACTTGAAAACCAAGGTATAAAAGTTCTTGCAGTCTGCCCGGGTCCTGCTGAAACTGAATTTTTTGATATTCAGGGTGGTGTAAAAACCAGAGGAGTGAATATTGCAAAATCAATTGAAGTTGTTAAACTTTCTTTAAGAGATCTAAAATACAATAGATTTATGTCAGTATACGGTTTTGATGTAAATATTTTAAGACTCATATCTTTTTTACTTCCAAGAAATATTTTATCAAGACTAGCAGGAGTTTTTAAATCTTTAAAATGA